A stretch of Acipenser ruthenus chromosome 1, fAciRut3.2 maternal haplotype, whole genome shotgun sequence DNA encodes these proteins:
- the LOC117962292 gene encoding centromere protein H-like isoform X1 produces MTAVLTGTGNVGEQLEAVIGYTGAMDAFQNLHEACSKLGHLALNSCQSPVPANTDNEESLARILRLREQVADQCLEMKIRIKSDQGNYSMPGILAEENPDITEMTKDLEDVKLSIHNKTLALHRMQFTHAVLEKMKENDKEAQLMKATGKHTLSLCSRIFRLKQESSEIEDQVREVRKRRLALKKEALGKLMEIRAAKKRKEEKMQALQSEMLKKGQGSMEKHLKMVTLVQNVLQGIIIGSRVNWAADPKLKEIALGLEKNPAFD; encoded by the exons ATGACGGCTGTCTTGACTGGAACAGGGAATGTGGGAGAGCAGTTAGAAGCTGTGATAGG ATATACAGGAGCAATGGATGCCTTCCAGAACCTTCATGAAGCTTGTTCAAAGCTTGGACATCTGGCTTTAAACAGCTGTCAGTCACCAGTACCTGCCAATACAGACAATGAAGAATCACTTGCGCGTATTCTCAG GTTAAGAGAACAAGTGGCGGACCAGTGTTTGGAAATGAAAATCAGAATAAAGTCAG ATCAAGGCAATTATAGCATGCCTGGAATCCTTGCAGAAGAAAACCCAGATAT AACGGAAATGACAAAAGATTTAGAAGATGTGAAACTCTCTATCCACAACAAAACATTGGCCCTACACAG AATGCAGTTTACCCATGCCGTGTTGGAAAAGATGAAAGAAAATGACAAAGAAGCACA GTTAATGAAGGCAACAGGGAAGCACACACTAAGCCTCTGTTCACGTATATTCAGATTAAAACAG GAGTCCAGTGAAATTGAAGACCAGGTACGAGAAGTTAGGAAAAGGAGATTAG CACTGAAGAAAGAAGCTCTTGGGAAATTGATGGAAATCCGAGCAGCAAAAAAGAGAAAGGAAGAGAAGATGCAAGCATTGCAGAGTGAGATGTTGAAGAAAGGTCAGGGGAGCATGGAGAAGCATCTCAAGATGGTTACTCTGGTGCAAAATGTACTTCAG gggaTTATCATTGGCAGCCGAGTGAACTGGGCTGCAGACCCGAAATTAAAAGAAATCGCCCTGGGGCTCGAGAAGAATCCAGCCTTTGACTGA
- the LOC117973261 gene encoding chronophin-like isoform X2, with translation MAGALSRRGCIKIRGPQLRELLDSKCNILFDCDGVIWEGEKAIPGAIEVVSLLKNQGKNVFFVTNNCTRPRDSYMQKFTRLGFTDVQKRDIFSSAYCSAVYLRDFANLQGKVFVIGGDGVYKELREAGVPFVESEPETPGMTISDCPLHSDVKAVLVAYDEDFNFLKLAKACCYLRDSECLFIASDPDPWHPVRGGRVTPGPTVINEKLAAGSHLVDETGNVKGSINSKEPAPMEKPNIEDRSSEYVVQFFNDVDGHKSQRKNKQLTKRAARVEYWFINSVDQYD, from the exons ATGGCAGGTGCATTGAGCAGGAGGGGTTGCATAAAGATCCGAGGTCCTCAACTAAGAGAACTACTGGATTCAAAATGCAACATACTGTTCGATTGCGATGGGGTCATCTGGGAAGGAGAAAAAGCCATCCCCGGTGCTATAGAGGTGGTAAGCTTACTGAAAAACCAAGGGAAAAATGTGTTCTTCGTTACCAACAATTGCACCAGGCCTAGGGACAGCTACATGCAGAAGTTTACGAGGTTGGGTTTTACTGACGTACAGAAGAGGGATATTTTTAGCTCTGCATACTGCTCTGCAGTTTACCTGAGGGATTTTGCCAACCTGCAAGGCAAGGTGTTCGTTATCGGGGGAGACGGGGTTTATAAGGAGCTCAGGGAAGCCGGGGTGCCCTTTGTGGAAAGTGAGCCGGAGACCCCTGGTATGACGATATCCGACTGCCCGCTCCATTCTGATGTCAAGGCGGTTCTGGTTGCATACGATGAAGATTTTAATTTTCTGAAGCTAGCTAAAGCATGCTGCTACTTGCGGGACTCAGAATGTCTGTTTATTGCTTCCGATCCAGACCCCTGGCACCCAGTTAGAGGAGGAAGAGTTACCCCTG GACCAACTGTGATTAACGAAAAACTG gcTGCCGGGTCACACCTTGTTGATGAGACAG GAAATGTAAAAGGAAGCATTAACAGCAAAGAGCCTGCTCCCATGGAGAAGCCAAACATTGAGGATAGAAGTTCTGAATATGTTGTCCAGTTCTTCAATGATGTCGATGGACACAAATCTCAAAGAAAGAATAAACAACTAACTAAGAGAGCAGCAAGAGTAGAATATTGGTTTATTAATTCAGTGGACCAGTACGATTAG
- the LOC117973266 gene encoding alpha-ketoglutarate dehydrogenase component 4-like isoform X2: MGSKMAAASRVVQTVKSHAPLIKFPDRLGSPRPNVQEALKTMKMTSPPQSTGTQMAQSAVGSASRPPGPPSSASLSWLPGPPDTASSVRALPHKYRRRTMAEEEMGYIQRGGPE, translated from the exons ATGGGGAGCAAAATGGCAGCTGCCAGTAGGGTAGTACAG ACGGTGAAATCTCATGCGCCTTTAATAAAATTCCCTGATAGACTTGGCAGCCCGAGGCCTAATG TGCAGGAAGCactaaaaacaatgaaaatgacCTCCCCACCACAATCCACCGGGACCCAGATGGCACAGTCGGCAGTAGGATCTGCATCCAGACCGCCAGGTCCTCCAAGCTCAGCATCACTTAGCTGGTTACCAGGCCCCCCCGACACGGCAAGCTCAGTGAGAGCCCTTCCTCACAAATACAGGAGGAGGACGATGGCAGAAGAAGAAATGGGTTATATCCAG cgcgGAGGACCAGAATGA
- the LOC117962292 gene encoding centromere protein H-like isoform X2: MIMSGRCIVISRVAMASAVLYTGAMDAFQNLHEACSKLGHLALNSCQSPVPANTDNEESLARILRLREQVADQCLEMKIRIKSDQGNYSMPGILAEENPDITEMTKDLEDVKLSIHNKTLALHRMQFTHAVLEKMKENDKEAQLMKATGKHTLSLCSRIFRLKQESSEIEDQVREVRKRRLALKKEALGKLMEIRAAKKRKEEKMQALQSEMLKKGQGSMEKHLKMVTLVQNVLQGIIIGSRVNWAADPKLKEIALGLEKNPAFD, translated from the exons ATGATAATGAGCGGGCGGTGCATTGTGATATCCCGCGTAGCAATGGCCTCAGCAGTGTT ATATACAGGAGCAATGGATGCCTTCCAGAACCTTCATGAAGCTTGTTCAAAGCTTGGACATCTGGCTTTAAACAGCTGTCAGTCACCAGTACCTGCCAATACAGACAATGAAGAATCACTTGCGCGTATTCTCAG GTTAAGAGAACAAGTGGCGGACCAGTGTTTGGAAATGAAAATCAGAATAAAGTCAG ATCAAGGCAATTATAGCATGCCTGGAATCCTTGCAGAAGAAAACCCAGATAT AACGGAAATGACAAAAGATTTAGAAGATGTGAAACTCTCTATCCACAACAAAACATTGGCCCTACACAG AATGCAGTTTACCCATGCCGTGTTGGAAAAGATGAAAGAAAATGACAAAGAAGCACA GTTAATGAAGGCAACAGGGAAGCACACACTAAGCCTCTGTTCACGTATATTCAGATTAAAACAG GAGTCCAGTGAAATTGAAGACCAGGTACGAGAAGTTAGGAAAAGGAGATTAG CACTGAAGAAAGAAGCTCTTGGGAAATTGATGGAAATCCGAGCAGCAAAAAAGAGAAAGGAAGAGAAGATGCAAGCATTGCAGAGTGAGATGTTGAAGAAAGGTCAGGGGAGCATGGAGAAGCATCTCAAGATGGTTACTCTGGTGCAAAATGTACTTCAG gggaTTATCATTGGCAGCCGAGTGAACTGGGCTGCAGACCCGAAATTAAAAGAAATCGCCCTGGGGCTCGAGAAGAATCCAGCCTTTGACTGA
- the LOC117973261 gene encoding chronophin-like isoform X1, which translates to MAGALSRRGCIKIRGPQLRELLDSKCNILFDCDGVIWEGEKAIPGAIEVVSLLKNQGKNVFFVTNNCTRPRDSYMQKFTRLGFTDVQKRDIFSSAYCSAVYLRDFANLQGKVFVIGGDGVYKELREAGVPFVESEPETPGMTISDCPLHSDVKAVLVAYDEDFNFLKLAKACCYLRDSECLFIASDPDPWHPVRGGRVTPGSGSLTAALETATNRKATVMGKPSRFMFECITSQCGADAAQSLMVGDRLETDILFGANCGLSTVLTLTGVSTIEEAQANLESDSPAKQNAVPDYVVDSIGDFLLALKT; encoded by the exons ATGGCAGGTGCATTGAGCAGGAGGGGTTGCATAAAGATCCGAGGTCCTCAACTAAGAGAACTACTGGATTCAAAATGCAACATACTGTTCGATTGCGATGGGGTCATCTGGGAAGGAGAAAAAGCCATCCCCGGTGCTATAGAGGTGGTAAGCTTACTGAAAAACCAAGGGAAAAATGTGTTCTTCGTTACCAACAATTGCACCAGGCCTAGGGACAGCTACATGCAGAAGTTTACGAGGTTGGGTTTTACTGACGTACAGAAGAGGGATATTTTTAGCTCTGCATACTGCTCTGCAGTTTACCTGAGGGATTTTGCCAACCTGCAAGGCAAGGTGTTCGTTATCGGGGGAGACGGGGTTTATAAGGAGCTCAGGGAAGCCGGGGTGCCCTTTGTGGAAAGTGAGCCGGAGACCCCTGGTATGACGATATCCGACTGCCCGCTCCATTCTGATGTCAAGGCGGTTCTGGTTGCATACGATGAAGATTTTAATTTTCTGAAGCTAGCTAAAGCATGCTGCTACTTGCGGGACTCAGAATGTCTGTTTATTGCTTCCGATCCAGACCCCTGGCACCCAGTTAGAGGAGGAAGAGTTACCCCTG GTTCTGGAAGTCTCACTGCTGCCTTGGAAACTGCCACAAACAGAAAGGCCACTGTTATGGGGAAGCCGAGCAGGTTCATGTTTGAGTGCATCACCAGTCAGTGTGGTGCGGACGCCGCTCAGTCTCTCATGGTCGGCGACCGCCTGGAAACAGACATCCTGTTTGGGGCAAACTGTGGCCTTTCCACTGTGCTCACCCTGACCGGGGTGTCCACGATTGAGGAAGCCCAGGCTAACCTGGAAAGTGACAGTCCAGCGAAGCAGAATGCGGTACCAGATTATGTTGTGGACAGCATTGGTGACTTTTTACTCGCACTGAAAACCTAA
- the LOC117973266 gene encoding alpha-ketoglutarate dehydrogenase component 4-like isoform X1 yields MGSKMAAASRVVQTVKSHAPLIKFPDRLGSPRPNVFVSVQEALKTMKMTSPPQSTGTQMAQSAVGSASRPPGPPSSASLSWLPGPPDTASSVRALPHKYRRRTMAEEEMGYIQRGGPE; encoded by the exons ATGGGGAGCAAAATGGCAGCTGCCAGTAGGGTAGTACAG ACGGTGAAATCTCATGCGCCTTTAATAAAATTCCCTGATAGACTTGGCAGCCCGAGGCCTAATG TTTTTGTTTCAGTGCAGGAAGCactaaaaacaatgaaaatgacCTCCCCACCACAATCCACCGGGACCCAGATGGCACAGTCGGCAGTAGGATCTGCATCCAGACCGCCAGGTCCTCCAAGCTCAGCATCACTTAGCTGGTTACCAGGCCCCCCCGACACGGCAAGCTCAGTGAGAGCCCTTCCTCACAAATACAGGAGGAGGACGATGGCAGAAGAAGAAATGGGTTATATCCAG cgcgGAGGACCAGAATGA